The following are encoded together in the Triticum dicoccoides isolate Atlit2015 ecotype Zavitan chromosome 6B, WEW_v2.0, whole genome shotgun sequence genome:
- the LOC119321397 gene encoding ethylene-responsive transcription factor 1-like yields MGLSRSSLSSPSGGPSPKSTILTTRKPHTVTRRVVQVVLCPEKKKPRQGGGRNRCFVGLSGPGVELGFDTTTRTSRPSLSNSTPTSVARLKDYFDDLSTRTSTGFYVPTQRPQKRKRKNQFKGIRQRPWGKWAAEIRDPIKGARVWLGTFNSAEEAARAYDVEARRIRGKKAKLNFPDEPIIPQKHRALHVIPKVPKPSTTQEHSFIPSVKNLANQNDFVYPSTDFTSMQPLVQLDNMPFVPAVSSVTPVEVAPMNMYYDLRSNTFGCSKLGREYYTKTPDISSIAPISTIAEGEGFTPIKSNTNNSVVPPVMENNGVNLEPWMRYLMDDSVDKLINSLLNFDVPRDVVGNMDFGGSMTCPSVVNFSETIKPYISGKRE; encoded by the exons ATGGGGTTGTCTAGATCAAGCCTTTCATCTCCATCAGGAGGTCCCTCTCCAAAG AGTACGATCCTCACAACCCGCAAGCCACACACAGTTACGAGGAGGGTAGTTCAGGTGGTGTTGTGTCCTGAGAAGAAGAAGCCCCGGCAGGGCGGTGGTCGGAATCGATGCTTCGTGGGGCTCAGCGGGCCTGGGGTCGAGCTCGGCTTCGACACAACGACGAGGacttcaaggccgagtttgagcaaTTCGACACCGAC TTCAGTTGCCCGTCTGAAGGATTATTTTG ATGACTTGAGCACCAGGACTAGTACTGGTTTTTATGTCCCCACACAAAGGCCacaaaaaaggaagagaaaaaacCAATTCAAAGGCATCCGACAGCGCCCCTGGGGTAAGTGGGCTGCTGAAATCAGAGATCCTATTAAGGGTGCCCGTGTTTGGCTTGGTACTTTCAACAGTGCTGAAGAAGCTGCAAGAGCTTATGATGTTGAAGCACGTAGGATCCGTGGAAAGAAGGCCAAGCTTAACTTTCCGGATGAACCAATAATTCCTCAAAAGCACCGTGCTCTCCATGTTATTCCTAAAGTACCAAAGCCAAGCACAACACAAGAACATAGTTTCATACCATCAGTCAAGAACCTTGCCAACCAAAATGATTTCGTCTACCCATCTACTGATTTCACATCAATGCAACCACTTGTTCAGCTTGACAACATGCCATTTGTTCCTGCAGTGAGCTCTGTTACCCCTGTTGAAGTTGCTCCTATGAATATGTACTATGACCTAAGAAGTAATACCTTTGGATGTTCTAAGTTGGGCCGAGAGTATTACACCAAGACTCCTGATATATCATCCATTGCTCCCATTTCAACCATTGCTGAAGGAGAAGGATTCACGCCTATCAAGAGTAACACCAACAACTCAGTGGTGCCTCCTGTTATGGAGAATAATGGTGTCAATTTAGAACCTTGGATGAGATATCTTATGGATGATAGCGTGGATAAGCTGATTAATAGCCTACTGAATTTTGATGTGCCTCGGGATGTCGTTGGCAACATGGACTTTGGAGGTTCAATGACATGCCCGTCTGTGGTCAATTTTTCTGAGACAATCAAACCCTATATATCAGGAAAAAGG GAATAA